The Coffea arabica cultivar ET-39 chromosome 1e, Coffea Arabica ET-39 HiFi, whole genome shotgun sequence genome has a window encoding:
- the LOC113688259 gene encoding uncharacterized protein: MAENSQQFGVRSEGVTRRVNEDQQRFQQDSQKFQQETRTSKAQMSQLASSMSNFENGKGKLPSQVIPNPKENASAMFLRSGKEMHSSKPEATGVGDERKCGELEKEKALNLGPLKETRVVIQLADRSNVYLDDVVEVVLVKVNEFIFPADFYIVDMNDEYSANSAVLLLGRPFMSTVRTKIDVHEGTLSVEFDEETITFNIFDTMKYPNDTESVNCVCLTNSIVQDDFEQNFMEDKLEFVLQRNKTNEEVESVDDEDAIEAIISLHSLPAFFDRSVDSFLPLPTSNERILPSVEQASELELKELPKHLKYTYLGDHNTLPVIIASDLTAVRRKTLTSKGIHLLQIIGNQMDVGRYQSEWVSSVHVIPQKTSITLVQNERNELVPMRLQNGWRMCIDFRKLNSATRKDHFSLPFIDEMLKRLTVYGDSFDQCLHHLTMVLQRCIETNLALNYEKCHFIVKEGIVLGHVVSSRGIKIDKAKVDFISSFPYPTNVKEIRSFLDHIGFYRRFIKNFSRIAQPLSQLLQKEATFDFGQSCKVSFDTLKSMLTTTPIIQPPDWSLPFELMCDASQYAMGAVLGQRSGKCSHVIYYVSKTLSPAQYNYTTIEKKLLAIVFTFEKFRSYLLELKVIVFSDHTVLKYLLAKKESKPRLIHWILLLQEYDWEIKDRKEVDNFVTDHLSRLNREEEAVPISEVFPNKHLFQLRDEEPWYADIVNFLVSHKFSSAVDYVSKWIETKATQTNDSQVVAEFLKSTFLVGLVCQERSSVTKTNRQTEVSNRDIKSILEKTVNPNRKNWSTRLDYALWSYCTAYKTPIGISPYSLVYGKMCNLPVALEYRALWAVKQYNLSADRNDKERKLQLQELEEIHLEAYDNAQLYKERTKSIHDRLLRNKQFSIEQKVLLFN, from the exons ATGGCTGAGAATTCTCAACAGTTTGGAGTCAGATCTGAGGGCGTAACTAGGAGGGTTAATGAG GACCAACAGAGATTTCAACAAGACTCGCAGAAATTTCAACAAGAGACTCGCACAAGCAAGGCACAAATGTCACAACTGGCATCTTCGATGAGCAACTTTGAGAATGGTAAAGGGAAACTACCATCTCAGGTAATTCCCAATCCAAAGGAAAATGCAAGTGCAATGTTTCTACGAAGTGGAAAGGAGATGCACTCCTCAAAACCAGAGGCAACAGGAGTAGGAGATGAACGAAAGTGTGGGGAACTTGAGAAGGAAAAG GCCCTGAACTTAGGACCTCTAAAAGAGACACGAGTGGTAATACAACTAGCTGATAGGTCAAATGTTTACCTTGATGATGTGGTTGAAGTCGTCCTAGTGAAAGTTAACGAGTTTATCTTTCCGGCAGATTTCTATATTGTTGACATGAATGATGAATACTCCGCTAATTCAGCTGTACTTCTTCTTGGTAGACCGTTCATGAGTACGGTCAGAACAAAGATAGATGTGCATGAAGGGACCCTTTCTGTAGAATTTGACGAGGAGACAATCACTTTTAAcatttttgatacaatgaaATACCCAAATGATACTGAGTCTGTTAATTGTGTTTGTCTCACTAATTCAATTGTGCAAGATGATTTTGAGCAGAATTTTATGGAAGACAAACTGGAATTCGTGTTGCAACGGAACAAGACAAATGAAGAGGTGGAAAGTGTGGATGATGAAGATGCCATAGAAGCAATTATATCACTACACTCACTTCCTGCATTTTTCGATAGATCAGTAGACTCATTTTTACCATTGCCCACTTCTAATGAGAGAATTTTACCTTCTGTTGAACAGGCATCCGAGTTGGAACTGAAAGAATTGCCAAAACACCTGAAATATACTTATCTTGGAGATCATAACACTCTACCGGTCATCATCGCGAGTGATCTAACAGCAGTAAGAAGAAAAACTCTTACGAGTAAGGGAATCCATCTGTTGCAGATAATCGGCAATCAAATGGACGTTGGCAGATATCAAAG CGAGTGGGTAAGTTCAGTGCATGTCATCCCTCAGAAGACCAGCATTACACTTGTGCAGAATGAGAGGAATGAGTTGGTGCCAATGAGACTCCAAAATGGATGGAGAATGTGTATCGATTTTAGAAAATTGAATTCAGCCACAAGGAAAGATCATTTCTCATTACCATTCATCGATGAGATGCTCAAGAGATTGACAG TTTACGGTGATTCATTTGATCAATGCCTGCATCATTTAACAATGGTTTTACAGCGGTGCATTGAAACAAATTTGGCACTTAACTATGAAAAATGTCACTTTATAGTGAAAGAGGGTATTGTTTTGGGTCATGTTGTTTCGTCTAGGGGTATCAAAATCGATAAAGCAAAGGTTGATTTCATTTCTAGCTTTCCTTACCCCACTAATGTCAAGGAGATTCGTAGTTTTCTTGATCATATAGGTTTTTACAGACGATTCATCAAGAACTTCTCACGAATTGCACAACCATTGTCCCAACTACTTCAAAAGGAAGCAACATTTGATTTTGGACAATCGTGTAAAGTGTCCTTCGATACATTAAAGAGCATGTTGACCACAACACCAATCATTCAACCTCCGGATTGGAGCCTACCATTCGAGCTTATGTGTGATGCCAGTCAGTATGCGATGGGGGCTGTACTTGGTCAGAGAAGTGGGAAGTGTAGCCATGTCATTTACTATGTTTCAAAAACACTATCGCCAGCTCAATACAACTACACCACAATTGAAAAGAAGCTTTTAGCAATTGTTTTTACTTTTGAGAAATTTCGATCGTATTTATTGGAATTGAAAGTAATAGTTTTCTCTGATCATACAGTCCTAAAATACCTGTTGGCAAAAAAGGAGTCTAAACCAAGACTCATTCACTGGATACTCCTGCTGCAAGAGTATGACTGGGAGATCAAAGATCGAAAAGAGGTGGACAATTTCGTGACAGACCATCTAAGCCGACTGAATCGAGAAGAAGAGGCAGTGCCCATATCTGAAGTATTTCCAAATAAACACTTGTTTCAGCTCAGAGATGAGGAACCCTGGTATGCTGATATTGTTAACTTTTTGGTCAGTCACAAATTTTCAAGTG CTGTAGATTATGTGTCGAAGTGGATAGAAACCAAGGCTACCCAGACTAATGATTCACAAGTTGTTGCAGAATTTCTTAAGTCCACATTTTTAGTAGGTTTGGTGTGCCAAGAACGATCATCAGTGACCAAG ACCAACAGGCAGACTGAGGTCTCTAATCGCGATATCAAGAGTATTTTGGAGAAAACAGTCAACCCAAATCGCAAGAATTGGAGCACCCGATTGGATTATGCACTATGGTCATACTGCACGGCGTACAAAACACCAATCGGGATATCTCCATATAGTTTGGTTTATGGTAAGATGTGTAATTTACCTGTGGCACTTGAGTATCGTGCGCTTTGGGCAGTTAAACAGTACAATTTGAGTGCGGATAGAAATGACAAGGAAAGGAAGCTCCAACTTCAAGAGTTGGAAGAAATCCATTTGGAGGCTTACGATAATGCCCAACTTTACAAGGAACGCACAAAATCCATCCATGATAGGCTATTGCGCAATAAGCAATTTTCTATAGAGCAAAAGGTACTTCTGTTCAACTGA
- the LOC113698503 gene encoding uncharacterized protein, whose amino-acid sequence MRLKALLQESNGGKLKRGTIRNIASLFKTSVRTVQRIWKLAAITSTDGRVDVSCRFPKRCGRKRVDIDFTLIMAIPLRRRTNITSLSSEMKVSKSTLHRRIKEGAIRPHSNALKPQLTDQNKQVRLNFCLSMLEPESLNSNPTFMSMFNVVHIDEKWFYMTKECEKYYLHPQEEESLRTCKSKKFIVKVMFLAAVARPRFDCSGNPTFDGKIGIFPFLFKEPAKRSSKNRMAGTLETKPILSVTKEVYRRCLIEQVLPAIHAKWPRDGGSVTEILIQQDNAKPHINPTDPVFIEAASRDGFDIHLSFQPPNSPDMNVLDLGYFRAIQSLQHQEAPLSIDELILAVEKSFDQLSSESLNNVFLTLQSCMVEVMKNLGGNNYKVPHIGKHQLMKESCLPLQIECEKELVNQVLSHILA is encoded by the exons ATGAGATTAAAAG CTTTATTACAGGAAAGTAATGGCGGTAAATTGAAAAGGGGAACCATCAGGAACATTGCAAGCCTATTTAAAACAAGTGTTAGGACAGTTCAGAGAATTTGGAAGCTAGCAGCAATTACTTCTACAGATGGAAGAGTTGATGTATCATGCAGGTTTCCTAAAAGATGCGGAAGAAAACGAGTGGATATTGATTTTACTTTGATCATGGCAATTCCTCTCCGGCGCCGGACAAACATCACGTCACTTTCCAGTGAAATGAAAGTGTCCAAATCAACCCTTCACCGACGAATTAAAGAAGGTGCTATAAGGCCACACTCCAATGCACTCAAACCACAATTGACAGATCAGAATAAGCAAGTAAGGCTTAACTTTTGCTTGTCAATGCTTGAACCAGAAAGTCTCAACAGCAATCCAACATTTATGAGTATGTTCAATGTTGTGCATATTGATGAAAAGTGGTTTTACATGACTAAAGAATGTGAAAAATATTATCTTCATcctcaagaagaagaatctcTTAGGACATGTAAGAGCAAAAAGTTCATTGTGAAAGTTATGTTCCTAGCTGCTGTTGCTCGACCACGTTTTGACTGCTCTGGTAACCCAACATTTGATGGGAAAATtgggatttttccttttttattcaAAGAACCAGCAAAGAGGAGTAGTAAAAATCGTATGGCAGGTACATTAGAAACTAAGCCAATATTGTCAGTGACCAAGGAAGTATATAGGAGATGTTTAATTGAACAGGTTTTGCCTGCAATACATGCTAAATGGCCACGGGATGGTGGTAGTGTTACTGAAATTTTGATCCAACAGGATAATGCAAAACCACATATTAATCCCACTGATCCTGTATTTATTGAAGCTGCTTCTAGAGATGGATTTGATATTCACTTGTCATTTCAGCCTCCTAACAGTCCGGACATGAATGTTCTTGACTTGGGATATTTTAGAGCTATACAATCCTTGCAACATCAAGAAGCACCCTTGTCAATTGATGAGCTAATTCTTGCTGTGGAAAAGTCATTTGATCAATTATCAAGTGAAAGTCTAAACAATGTTTTCTTAACATTGCAATCATGTATGGTAGAGGTGATGAAAAATCTTGGGGGAAATAACTATAAAGTGCCACACATTGGGAAGCACCAATTAATGAAAGAAAGTTGTCTTCCACTGCAAATAGAATGTGAAAAAGAACTTGTGAATCAAGTTCTAAGTCATATTCTAGCATGA